The sequence GTGCACAAGGCCTATCTGCTGTTTTTCCGGATTCCGGCGGCCCAGGCGCTGGTCACGGCTAACGCCTATCGCATCATCATGCCGGAGAACGGCAATGTCAGCTTCCTGATCCCGCCAAGCCTCACAGAAGTCAGTGCCGGTCAGCCGGTCGCCAGCGTTTCGACCCAACTCAACACCAGCCTGAGTTCGCCGGCCGATATCGCGGCGATGATGGATCTGGCCCCGGGTGACGTCGAAGCCCTGCTGGGCCGCGCCACCATCGAAACGGTGATCGCCAGCCCCTGCGACTGCACCCTGTTTTACCCCGGCAGCCAGCTTGACGGCTTCGGTTACAAGGGCGAGCCGCTGGTGCATCTGCTGCCCAAGGACCAGCCCCTCTATGTCAAGGCCAGCGTGCCGTTCGACAAACTTGAGAAGCTGCGTCGTACCCGCAACGTCAGCCTGACCGTTTATGGCGCTGACGCAGCCGTGGCTGGCACCATCGTTAACGCTTCGGTGAACGAGCAGTCGCAGATGCTGGTGCTCGATATTCTGCCAGAAGCGCCGCTGGATCTGGGCAGCTACCAGAAACCGGTCTGGGTTGATTTCACTCTGGGGCTACCCGGCATGCCGGGGCTCGAGATCATGGACGAGATGCTCTGAGGGAGCTGGTATGCGCGCACCTTTCCTGATACTGAGCCTGCCCTTGCTGGCGGTGTTGCTGGCCAGCGAGGTGGAGGCCAGGAACTTCGAGCAGGTCCGGTATGCGCTTTACCTGGACCCCCATGCCGAGGTCGTCCCAGACCTTGAGCAACTGGCCAAACTGGGCGATCACCGGGCTCAGCGCCTACTCGGCGATATTCTCGCCGAGCGTGATCCGGCCGGCGCCAGCCGGGTGCTGGAGCTGTACCGCCAGGCCTTTGCCGGTGGTCGCGGCGAGATCAGTGCCCTGGCTGCCATGGCCCGTTATCTGGGCCAGCGGCCACGCTTGCGGCAACAGCACCGTGCCGAGGTGGCCGAAGGTTTGACCCGTTATCGGCATGACCGCGACCCGGTCAATGTGCTGGCCACCCTGGAGGTGTTCAATGCCTATCCAGAGTTGTTTGAGTCGGCGGCGGTTGAGCACCTGATCAGCCGCTATGAGCGGGCCTGCATCGAGAACTGCCTGACCCTGCTGTACCGCGGCCGACTGGCTGAACACCAAGGTAACCATGAGCTGGCCGAGAGCCTGTATCGCCAGGCGGCGCTTCAGGACCCCCGCGCCATTGAGGCTTTGTACCGGGTCATGGGTAAAGACGTGGCCCTCAAGTTCAGGGGCTTTGCTCGTGATGCCAGCCCACGTATCGCCAGTCTGCCGATTGAGGTCGTGCACCGTATTGGCCTGCATCTGGCCAATACCAGTAACGCTCTGGCCAATGAGTGGGTGTATACCCGCCAGAGTGTGATCGGTGAGGTCGAAATTCCCGATGCCGAGCAACTGGCCGCAGCCGAAGCGGCCCAGCGGGCTCAGGACGCGATGATCGATGAACTCGACCGCGAGATTCTCTATTGGCTGGATCACGCGGTGGCACGGGGTTACACCCCGGCCATGTCGACCAAGGCCAGTTTCATGATGGCCGGCAACAACCGCTTCAGCAGTGAAGCGGTTGAGCACCTGCTGCGTCAGCTGGAGAGCACCGAAACCGCACGGAGCAGTGCCGGCGAGCATTATCAGGACCGGGTTGGGCCGCAGCGGATCAAGGCGCTGTGGGCCAGCTATTACATGGTCAACTGGCTATCGATGAACCCCACCAAGGCCCACGGGCTGATTCGTGAACTGATCGAAGAAGGCTACGACGATGCTCGCCTGATGGAGGGTGACCTGTATAGCCGAGGTTTGCTCGATGAGCCGGACCAAGCCCGGGCGCTGGGCATTTATGAACAAATGGCCGAGCGCGGCTGGGCCAGTGCCCACCTGCGTATTGCCCGTCTCAATACC is a genomic window of Halopseudomonas phragmitis containing:
- a CDS encoding PilZ domain-containing protein is translated as MSTSVLSDQVVHEAIDERQHIRTRIPAKARLTGGSGSPITCDVQDISLGGVGLVCAEPLKIGSLYAAVIRLGINGVDLDLKVKIKVVKQDGDIVGAQFVDMDPKKADILRYIISSYMSGEIADINGLFNVMQRENYIKERKQKYDTRRTPLQRLRAGLGTLVFLLIGLLALTYVVHKAYLLFFRIPAAQALVTANAYRIIMPENGNVSFLIPPSLTEVSAGQPVASVSTQLNTSLSSPADIAAMMDLAPGDVEALLGRATIETVIASPCDCTLFYPGSQLDGFGYKGEPLVHLLPKDQPLYVKASVPFDKLEKLRRTRNVSLTVYGADAAVAGTIVNASVNEQSQMLVLDILPEAPLDLGSYQKPVWVDFTLGLPGMPGLEIMDEML
- a CDS encoding sel1 repeat family protein; translated protein: MRAPFLILSLPLLAVLLASEVEARNFEQVRYALYLDPHAEVVPDLEQLAKLGDHRAQRLLGDILAERDPAGASRVLELYRQAFAGGRGEISALAAMARYLGQRPRLRQQHRAEVAEGLTRYRHDRDPVNVLATLEVFNAYPELFESAAVEHLISRYERACIENCLTLLYRGRLAEHQGNHELAESLYRQAALQDPRAIEALYRVMGKDVALKFRGFARDASPRIASLPIEVVHRIGLHLANTSNALANEWVYTRQSVIGEVEIPDAEQLAAAEAAQRAQDAMIDELDREILYWLDHAVARGYTPAMSTKASFMMAGNNRFSSEAVEHLLRQLESTETARSSAGEHYQDRVGPQRIKALWASYYMVNWLSMNPTKAHGLIRELIEEGYDDARLMEGDLYSRGLLDEPDQARALGIYEQMAERGWASAHLRIARLNTYGRAMRGDFVTAYSHARAALELGDLRAEGLVNFLEQRLPATLLEQGNAMTEQMLRNSVL